A genomic segment from Streptomyces sp. NBC_01233 encodes:
- the aceE gene encoding pyruvate dehydrogenase (acetyl-transferring), homodimeric type: MASASDRNPIIIGGLPSQVPDFDPEETQEWLDSLDAAVDERGRERARYLMLRLIERAREKRVAVPEMRSTDYVNTIATKDEPFFPGNEEIERKVLNATRWNAAVMVSRAQRPGIGVGGHIATFASSASLYDVGFNHFFRGKDEGDGGDQIFFQGHASPGIYARAYLLDRLSEQQLDAFRQEKSKAPYGLSSYPHPRLMPDFWEFPTVSMGLGPLGAIYQARMNRYMEARGIADTSKSHVWAYLGDGEMDEPESLGQLSIAAREGLDNLTFVVNCNLQRLDGPVRGNGKIIQELESQFRGAGWNVIKLIWDRSWDPLLAQDRDGILVNKMNTTPDGQFQTYATESGAYIRDHFFGDDQRLRAMVENMTDYQIQHLGRGGHDHKKVYAAYAAAKAHKGQPTVILAQTVKGWTLGPNFEGRNATHQMKKLTVDDLKRFRDRLHIPITDQQLEGGAPPYYHPGRNSPEIQYMHDQRSSLGGYVPTRVVRAKPLELPGDATYAAAKKGSGQQSIATTMAFVRILKDLMRDKEIGKRFVLIAPDEYRTFGMDAFFPSAKIYNPLGQQYEAVDRDLLLAYKESPTGQMLHDGISEAGCTASLIAAGSAYATHGEPLIPVYVFYSMFGFQRTGDQFWQMADQLARGFVLGATAGRTTLTGEGLQHADGHSQLLASTNPGCVAYDPAYGYEIAHIVKDGLRRMYGPEAEDVFYYLTVYNEPIQHPAEPADVDVDGILKGIHRVSRGTSGIVGAQLMASGVAVPWALEAQRILAAEWNVRADVWSATSWNELRREAVEVEQHNLLHPEEEQRVPYVTRKLSGAEGPFVAVSDWMRSVPDQISRWVPGPYTSLGADGFGFADTRGAARRFFHIDAQSVVLATLTELAKTGQVDRSVLKQAVDRYQLLDVAAADPGAAGGDA; encoded by the coding sequence GTGGCTTCCGCATCCGATCGCAATCCGATCATCATTGGCGGCCTGCCGAGTCAGGTCCCGGACTTCGATCCGGAGGAGACGCAGGAGTGGCTCGACTCCCTGGACGCCGCAGTCGACGAGCGGGGCCGTGAACGCGCCCGCTACCTGATGCTGCGGCTGATCGAGCGGGCCCGCGAGAAGCGCGTGGCCGTTCCCGAAATGCGCAGCACGGACTACGTCAACACGATCGCCACCAAGGACGAGCCGTTCTTCCCCGGCAACGAGGAGATCGAGCGCAAGGTTCTGAACGCCACCCGGTGGAACGCGGCCGTCATGGTCTCGCGCGCCCAGCGTCCCGGGATCGGGGTGGGCGGCCACATCGCCACCTTCGCCTCCTCCGCCTCCCTCTACGACGTGGGCTTCAACCACTTCTTCCGGGGCAAGGACGAGGGCGACGGCGGCGACCAGATCTTCTTCCAGGGCCACGCCTCCCCCGGCATCTACGCCCGCGCCTACCTCCTGGACCGGCTCTCCGAGCAGCAGCTCGACGCGTTCCGCCAGGAGAAGTCGAAGGCCCCGTACGGCCTTTCCAGCTACCCGCACCCGCGGCTGATGCCGGACTTCTGGGAGTTCCCGACCGTCTCGATGGGCCTCGGCCCGCTCGGCGCGATCTACCAGGCCCGGATGAACCGGTACATGGAGGCGCGCGGGATCGCGGACACCTCCAAGTCCCACGTTTGGGCGTATCTCGGTGACGGCGAGATGGACGAGCCGGAGTCGCTCGGCCAGCTGTCGATCGCCGCCCGCGAGGGCCTGGACAACCTGACCTTCGTGGTCAACTGCAACCTGCAGCGGCTCGACGGCCCGGTGCGCGGCAACGGCAAGATCATCCAGGAGCTGGAGTCGCAGTTCCGCGGGGCCGGCTGGAACGTCATCAAGCTGATCTGGGACCGGTCCTGGGACCCGCTGCTGGCCCAGGACCGCGACGGCATCCTGGTCAACAAGATGAACACCACCCCGGACGGGCAGTTCCAGACGTACGCCACCGAATCGGGCGCGTACATCCGCGACCACTTCTTCGGGGACGACCAGCGGCTGCGCGCCATGGTCGAGAACATGACCGACTACCAGATCCAGCACCTGGGCCGGGGCGGGCACGACCACAAGAAGGTCTACGCGGCGTACGCGGCGGCCAAGGCCCACAAGGGCCAGCCGACGGTGATCCTGGCGCAGACGGTCAAGGGCTGGACGCTCGGCCCGAACTTCGAGGGCCGCAACGCGACGCACCAGATGAAGAAGCTGACGGTCGACGACCTCAAGCGCTTCCGCGACCGCCTGCACATCCCGATCACCGACCAGCAGCTGGAGGGCGGGGCGCCGCCGTACTACCACCCGGGCCGCAACTCCCCCGAGATCCAGTACATGCACGACCAGCGCAGCTCACTGGGCGGCTACGTGCCGACCCGCGTGGTGCGCGCCAAGCCGCTGGAGCTGCCGGGCGACGCGACGTACGCGGCCGCCAAGAAGGGCTCGGGCCAGCAGTCGATCGCCACCACGATGGCCTTCGTCCGCATCCTGAAGGACCTGATGCGGGACAAGGAGATCGGCAAGCGGTTCGTGCTGATCGCGCCCGACGAGTACCGCACCTTCGGTATGGACGCGTTCTTCCCGAGTGCCAAGATCTACAACCCGCTGGGCCAGCAGTACGAGGCGGTCGACCGCGACCTGCTGCTCGCGTACAAGGAGTCGCCGACCGGCCAGATGCTGCACGACGGCATCTCGGAGGCGGGCTGCACGGCCTCGCTGATCGCCGCGGGTTCGGCGTACGCGACGCACGGCGAGCCGCTGATCCCGGTCTACGTCTTCTACTCGATGTTCGGTTTCCAGCGCACGGGTGACCAGTTCTGGCAGATGGCCGACCAGCTGGCGCGCGGCTTCGTCCTCGGCGCGACCGCCGGGCGGACCACCCTGACGGGTGAGGGCCTGCAGCACGCCGACGGTCACTCCCAGCTGCTCGCCTCGACGAACCCGGGCTGCGTGGCGTACGACCCGGCCTACGGCTACGAGATCGCGCACATCGTCAAGGACGGTCTGCGGCGCATGTACGGGCCGGAGGCGGAGGACGTCTTCTACTACCTGACCGTCTACAACGAGCCGATCCAGCACCCGGCCGAGCCGGCGGACGTCGACGTGGACGGCATCCTCAAGGGCATCCACCGGGTGTCGCGGGGCACCTCGGGCATCGTCGGGGCGCAGCTCATGGCCTCGGGCGTGGCGGTGCCGTGGGCGCTGGAGGCGCAGCGGATCCTGGCCGCGGAGTGGAACGTCCGGGCGGACGTCTGGTCGGCGACCTCCTGGAACGAGCTGCGCCGCGAGGCGGTCGAGGTGGAGCAGCACAACCTGCTCCACCCGGAGGAGGAGCAGCGCGTTCCGTACGTGACGCGGAAGCTGTCGGGTGCGGAGGGGCCGTTCGTGGCGGTCTCGGACTGGATGCGTTCGGTCCCGGACCAGATCTCGCGGTGGGTGCCCGGGCCGTACACCTCGCTGGGCGCGGACGGCTTCGGTTTCGCGGACACGCGCGGTGCGGCCCGGCGGTTCTTCCACATCGACGCGCAGTCGGTGGTCCTGGCGACGCTCACCGAGCTCGCGAAGACCGGTCAGGTCGACCGTTCGGTGCTGAAGCAGGCCGTCGACCGGTACCAGCTGCTGGACGTGGCGGCGGCCGACCCGGGCGCGGCGGGCGGAGACGCCTGA